From one Botrytis cinerea B05.10 chromosome 7, complete sequence genomic stretch:
- the Bcdys1 gene encoding Bcdys1 has product MASTTNSDGAPPSSVMDAVLVPSNEMPVNAQKVEELDFNKLAGRPITVDDLLSGMNNMGFQASSIGEAVRIINDMRAWRGPEPSDRTTIFLGYTSNLISSGLRGTLRYLAQHRHISAIVTTAGGVEEDIIKCLGPTYMGSFSTPGAELRAKGQNRIGNLIVPNNNYCAFEDWVMPILDTMLAEQEESKKDPDTDNHIHWTPSKVIRRLGKEINNEDSLLYWAYKNDIPIFCPALTDGSLGDMLYFHTFKSSPAQLRVDLVEDIRKINTMAVRAKRAGMIILGGGVVKHHIANACLMRNGAESAVYINTAQEFDGSDAGARPDEAVSWGKIKVGADSVKVYVEATACFPLIVAGTFAKDQEKSVSQATSNPSEN; this is encoded by the exons ATGGCCTCAACGACCAATTCCGATGGAGCACCTCCATCCTCCGTCATGGATGCAGTCCTCGTCCCTTCAAACGAAATGCCAGTCAATGCACAAAAAGTCGAAGAACTCGACTTTAACAAACTTGCCGGCCGTCCGATTACCGTTGATGATCTATTGAGTGGCATGAATAATATGGGCTTTCAAGCCAGTTCCATTGGTGAAGCTGTTCGAATAATTAATGATATG CGTGCATGGCGTGGTCCAGAACCATCAGATCGTACCACCATTTTTCTTGGATACACTTCAAATTTGATCTCAAGTGGACTTCGTGGTACTCTTCGCTATCTCGCTCAACATCGTCATATTTCTGCAATCGTCACCACTGCCGGTGGTGTCGAAGAAGATATCATTAAATGTCTTGGTCCCACCTACATGGGTTCATTCTCTACTCCTGGAGCTGAGCTACGTGCCAAAGGTCAAAATCGTATTGGAAATCTTATTGTTCCCAACAACAACTACTGCGCATTTGAAGACTGGGTAATGCCCATTCTCGATACCATGCTCGCTGAGCAAGaggaatcaaagaaagatCCCGATACTGACAACCACATACACTGGACTCCCAGTAAAGTCATCAGAAGATTGGGCAAAGAGATCAATAATGAAGATTCACTACTTTACTGGGCTTACAAAAATGATATCCCTATTTTCTGCCCAGCACTTACCGATGGTTCTTTAGGCGATATGCTTTACTTCCacactttcaaatcttctccAGCTCAACTCCGCGTGGATCTTGTTGAGGATATCCGTAAGATAAATACTATGGCTGTACGAGCCAAGCGAGCAGGAATGATTATTCTAGGTGGAGGTGTAGTCAAACATCACATTGCGAATGCCTGTCTAATGAGAAATGGAGCCGAGAGCGCTGTTTACATCAATACTGCGCAAGAGTTCGATGGAAGTGATGCTGGAGCAAGACCTGATGAAGCAGTTAGTTGGGGAAAAATTAAGGTTGGAGCAGATAGTGTTAAGGTTTATGTTGAAGCAACTGCCTGTTTCCCACTGATAGTGGCAGGTACCTTTGCAAAGGACCAAGAGAAGAGTGTATCTCAAGCAACTTCAAATCCTTCGgaaaattaa
- the Bcpin4 gene encoding Bcpin4 — MMSQQYSEMFQDYPPNRSPASSRGAYGNMTLNRQSSRQFMDNYQAPLQNAAGLYASEDASQYNGNQAGYRGPSSNVNYAYESQTWNYGGANGASTMGTAGRMRPQQQQARRAEIPSGWMNPGTPSLGGPITQSSLQQHNLSGMFEQPQHAHRSPPPPNQQSDHEELIPTAIVIKNIPFAVKKEQLTEMMSNMGLPLPYAFNYHFDNGVFRGLAFANFTDARETQQVIDALNHMDLQGRKLRVEYKKMLPAAERDRIERDKRERRGQLEEQHRAPNVISTGSLHTAGSMTSMNSGLRTTSPSPVNMRQNVAATNGTAAEYDLNDPTTLNYYTELLFFKQDAEREVLTFAPTVSPADRRIIHTLAHNMGLDHHSQGHGELRQVQIVKPKLASPPLNQIQAGYYNESQRRGLNRAATIDFSEQRANDAAYQMHTLGRQGSGLLDIPGSPGVRDLLSGDRNLRTAKSFADLRSYTPSPVPSSASFPANMTQNIARFQGNDYGLGSVTGGTPNLTPTSAGPLGLRDDAFLANGMSNMSLAYDRQPRSNAPGRIGQERDSYTSNAGPIGSQRPVNGSLEDSSSRNGSSAVPERQPRGPTSDQWGSGFSRNRQNGHGSKSSDDSSERNGFTSASRFM, encoded by the exons ATGATGAGTCAACAGTATTCCGAGATGTTCCAGGATTACCCTCCAAACCGATCGCCAGCGAGCAGTCGAGGAGCTTATGGCAACATGACGCTTAATCGCCAGTCATCGCGACAATTTATGGACAATTATCAAGCACCTCTCCAAAATGCAGCCGGACTTTACGCTTCTGAAGACGCATCACAGTACAACGGAAACCAAGCCGGCTATAGAGGTCCTTCCAGCAACGTGAATTATGCCTACGAAAGTCAGACTTGGAACTATGGAGGTGCGAATGGAGCGAGTACAATGGGCACAGCAGGCCGTATGAGacctcaacaacaacaagctCGCAGAGCTGAAATTCCATCT GGTTGGATGAACCCAGGTACTCCATCCCTCGGCGGTCCAATCACCCAATCTTCCTTACAACAGCATAACTTGTCTGGCATGTTTGAACAACCTCAGCATGCCCATCgttcaccaccaccaccaaatcaGCAAAGCGACCACGAGGAGCTGATCCCAACCGCTATTGTCATTAAAAATATTCCTTTTGCCGTAAAGAAAGAACAGCTGACTGAAATGATGTCGAATATGGGATTGCCATTGCCATATGCCTTTAATTACCACTTTGATAATGGTGTTTTCAGGGGTTTGGCATTCGCCAACTTTACTGATGCTCGCGAAACGCAACAAGTCATCGATGCCTTGAATCACATGGACTTGCAAGGACGAAAGCTCCGAGTCGAGTACAAGAAGATGCTTCCAGCTGCAGAGCGCGATCGAATCGAACGTGACAAGAGAGAAAGACGCGGTCAACTTGAAGAGCAACATCGCGCACCAAATGTGATCTCCACAGGCTCCCTTCATACTGCAGGATCTATGACTTCTATGAATTCCGGCCTGAGAACGACATCCCCTTCACCTGTAAACATGCGTCAAAATGTTGCCGCCACCAATGGTACGGCTG CAGAGTACGATTTAAATGATCCAACCACGTTGAACTACTACACTGAGctgctcttcttcaaacaagACGCCGAAAGAGAAGTTTTAACATTCGCGCCTACAGTTTCTCCTGCCGATCGAAGGATAATCCACACCTTGGCTCACAACATGGGATTGGATCACCACTCCCAAGGGCATGGGGAACTCCGTCAAGTTCAAATTGTCAAGCCCAAGCTTGCCAGCCCACCTTTAAACCAAATTCAAGCTGGATATTACAACGAATCCCAACGTCGTGGGCTCAACCGAGCTGCGACGATCGATTTCAGTGAGCAGCGAGCCAACGACGCTGCCTACCAAATGCATACGCTCGGCCGACAAGGTTCCGGTCTTCTGGATATCCCAGGTTCCCCAGGGGTACGTGACCTGCTCAGTGGTGATCGTAATTTACGAACCGCCAAATCGTTTGCGGACTTGCGCTCTTACACGCCATCGCCTGTACCATCTTCGGCGAGCTTTCCAGCTAATATGACCCAGAATATCGCTAGGTTCCAAGGCAACGATTATGGTCTCGGATCAGTTACAGGTGGAACTCCTAACTTGACTCCTACCTCTGCAGGACCCTTGGGTCTTAGAGATGACGCATTCCTTGCCAACGGCATGAGCAACATGTCACTTGCATATGATCGTCAACCCCGTTCGAACGCGCCCGGACGCATTGGCCAAGAAAGAGATAGCTACACATCGAATGCTGGTCCCATTGGAAGCCAGCGTCCAGTTAATGGAAGCCTCGAAGATAGCAGCTCCAGAAATGGATCAAGCGCGGTTCCAGAGAGACAACCGAGAGGCCCTACTAGTGATCAATGGGGATCAGGGTTTTCTCGCAACAGACAAAATGGTCATGGTAGCAAAAGTAGTGATG ATTCTTCTGAGCGAAATGGATTCACCTCCGCATCTCGGTTCATGTAA